A region from the Triticum aestivum cultivar Chinese Spring chromosome 3D, IWGSC CS RefSeq v2.1, whole genome shotgun sequence genome encodes:
- the LOC123075639 gene encoding dirigent protein 22-like, producing the protein MASAALLVLLALATMQPQTTSSQKETHLKVYWHDVGSGPDPTSVPVARAATTNTSKAAFGLVIVIDDPLTDGPGLNSSRLMGRAQGTYIAAGKDQLALLMLMNFVFTAGKYNGSSVAIMGRNAVFTEVREMAVVGGTGVFRWARGYAQARTHTLDLKTGDATVEYNVFVMHLSRP; encoded by the coding sequence ATGGCCTCTGCCGCGCTCTTGGTCCTCCTCGCCCTGGCCACCATGCAGCCGCAGACCACGTCGTCCCAGAAGGAGACGCACCTCAAGGTGTACTGGCACGACGTGGGGAGCGGACCGGACCCGACGTCGGTGCCTGTGGCGCGCGCGGCCACCACCAACACTTCCAAGGCAGCCTTCGGCCTCGTGATCGTCATCGACGACCCGCTCACTGACGGGCCCGGCCTCAACTCATCCAGGCTCATGGGCCGCGCCCAGGGCACCTACATCGCCGCCGGCAAGGACCAGCTGGCGCTGCTCATGCTCATGAACTTTGTCTTCACCGCCGGCAAGTACAACGGCAGCAGCGTCGCCATTATGGGTCGCAACGCCGTGTTCACCGAGGTTCGTGAGATGGCTGTCGTCGGCGGTACCGGCGTTTTCAGGTGGGCTCGGGGGTACGCACAGGCCAGGACGCACACCTTGGACCTCAAGACCGGCGACGCCACCGTTGAGTACAACGTATTCGTCATGCACTTGTCCCGGCCGTGA